Sequence from the Fulvivirga ligni genome:
GTGATCATTAAATATTCTAAGAAAAAGGCCAAGCTTTTGGATACTCCGGGCAGGAGAAAAATCCATAAGAAGATCACTCCTTCTATGGGGGGAGTCGGTATATTTCTTGGTTTTTTTGTGGCTTTGCTGGTGTGGTTGCCTTTAGAAGGTTTTGAGTATTTCAAATATATACTTGCAGGTACTGCTATTATCTTTCTGGTTGGTATCAGAGATGATATTGTTCCTTTGAGGCCGCTCTACAAGTTAGTAGGCCAGCTTATAGCAGCTTCTATTGTGGTGCTCTTTTCTGGGGTAAGGCTACATTCATTATACGGTTTGTTTGGTGTCTATGAAATGAATGAGGTGGTAAGTTATCTTATCAGCGTTTTCACTTTCATTGTAGTTACTAACTCTTTTAACCTTATTGACGGGTTAGATGGCCTGGCCGGTACTATTGCTTTAATAGCGCTCACTAGCTTTGGCCTTTGGTTCTATCTTATAGATCAGCCTTGGGTGGCATTGCTTTCTTTAAGCATTGCCGGAGCGGTATTGGCCTTCTTAACTTTTAACTGGGAGCCTTCTAAAATATTTATGGGAGATACCGGAGCGCTGGTCATAGGCTTTGTGTTTTCGGTGATGGTAATCACCTTTATTGATGCCAATTATAATCTGCCAGAGAGCAATCCATTCAGATTTACAGCCTCTATAACCAGTGGAATATGCGTAATCATTATTCCCCTGTTTGATACATTAAGGATATTTATTCTTAGGATTTCGAAGAAGCAGTCACCGTTTGCCCCGGATAAGAATCATATTCATCATGCTTTGATGAGATTGGGGCTGAAGCATTCTGAAACTGCGGTGGCTTTAGGCATCCTCAACATTGGTTATATATTGCTGGCTGTGGCCTGCATGAATGTTAAAGATGCCATCTTATTGCCTTTATTGATAATAATGTCAGTGGTCTTGTCACTAACGCTGGATTTTCTAATTATCAGAAAGCTAAACCGATAACGGTTTAGAATCCAAGGGCCAGAAATCCAGTATTCAATAATGTTTCTTTGTTATAAGTAAAAGGTACAGGTCCTGTTTCTTTCAGTACAGTACCACCAGCACTTTCAAGTACAGCTTGTCCTGCAGCCGTATCCCATTCCATAGTAGGCCCATGACGGTAATAAATGTCTGCTTTACCTTCTGCCACCATGCAGAACTTTAGAGAACTACCTACTGAAATACTGTCAGTAACATCGTATTGCTTCAATAATACTTCTTCTTCAGGAGATGCGTGAGACTTGCTTCTTACGGCTATTCTATTAGCAGTAGATCCATTTACTTTCAAAGGAGACTCTTCTCCATTTACAAGTTTAAATGCTCTTTCACCTGTACCTACATAAACTACATCAGGCACTGGCGCATACACAATACCAAATACTGGTTTGTGCTTATTGATCAAAGCTATATTTACAGTAAACTCACCATTTCTGTTGATAAATTCTTTAGTACCATCTAAAGGATCTACTAACCAAAAAGTGTCATACTTGATTCTAGTGCTATATTCTATTTCATTCCCTTCTTCAGAGATAATTGGTATTTCAGGGTATAATTTAGATAACCCCTTCATAATCACAGCATGAGATGCTTTATCTGCTAGTGTCAGTGGAGAGTCATCACTTTTGTGTTCAACGTTACCAGCAAGTTCTTTATCATGATAAATATTAAGAATGGCCTGGCCGGCATGTAGAGCTAAATCAACCAGCTCCTGGGTGTTAATGGTTTCTATCATGTAAACAAAACTACACAAAAGGCTATAGGGTTTATTAATTAACTTAATTAATTGTATTTTTGGCGTTTAAATTTCAAATAATGGCTGAAAACATCCATCCCATATTCGATAAGATATTAAATACCCAACAGAAGGAAGAGTTACTCAAGCAAAAATCCCTTGTTATTTGGATGGTAGGGCTTTCCGGATCAGGAAAAAGCACTGTAGCGAGAGGTCTCGAAAACAAACTTCACGAAGAAGGATATTTAACATCATTGTTGGATGGCGATAATTTAAGAACCGGTTTAAACAATAATCTAGGCTTCTCTGAGGAAGATAGAACGGAAAATATTAGAAGAGCAGCAGAAGCTTCTAAACTATTAGCCGCGAACGGTGTAATTACTATATGCTCTTTGATAAGCCCCACCGAAAAAATTCGGAAGATGGCAGCAGATATCATCGGAGATAAATATTGTGAGGTTTTTATAGATTGCCCTCTAGAAGAGTGTGAGAAAAGAGATGTGAAAGGACTTTACGCGAAAGCCAGAAGAGGTGAAATCAAAAGCTTTACAGGAATAGATTCACCGTTTGAAGCACCTCAAAACCCTCATGTAAGACTAGCTACTGCTGAAGAGCCAGTTGAAGACAGTTTATCAAAACTTTTAGAATACATTTTGCCAAAAATAAAATTAAGTAAGAATTAATGAAGGCTTACAACTTGACCCACTTAAAAGAGCTGGAAGCGGAAGCAATATACGTTATCCGCGAAGTAGCAGCTCAGTTTGAAAATCCTGCCATATTATTTTCCGGTGGTAAGGACTCTATTACAGTAGCACATTTAGCGAAAAAGGCATTCTTTCCAGGTAAAGTTCCTTTTCCATTAGTGCACATAGATACCGGACATAACTTCCCTGAAACCATTCAGTTTAGAGATGATTTCGTGAAAGAAATGGGAGCTGAACTAATCGTAGGATCGGTTCAGAAATCAATTGATGAAGGCAAAGTAGTAGAAGAGAAAGGCTTTAACGCCAGTAGAAATGGTTTACAGACAGTAACATTATTAGAAACTATTGAATCTAATAAGTTTGATGCTTGTCTAGGTGGGGCCAGAAGAGATGAGGAAAAAGCCAGAGCTAAAGAGAGATTCTTCTCACATAGAGATGAGTTTGGACAGTGGGATCCTAAAAACCAGAGACCAGAGCTTTGGAACATATTTAACGGGAAAAAACATTTTGGAGAGAACTTTAGAGTGTTCCCTATCAGTAACTGGACTGAAATGGATGTGTGGCAGTACATCTTGCAAGAGAAAATTGAATTGCCATCATTATACTTTGCTCACGAGCGTGATATTTTCGTTAGAGATAACGTGATCATGGCCGAGTGTGATTTTATTCAGCAAAGAGATACTGAAATTACAGAAAAGAGAACTGTAAGATTCAGAACTATTGGTGATATGACTTGTACTGGAGCAGTAGAGTCTTCAGCATCTACTTTAGAAGATATAATCGAAGAAGTAGCAGCGGCAAGATCTACAGAACGAGGAACCAGATCGGATGATAAAAGATCAGAGGCGGCTATGGAAGACCGTAAAAAACAAGGTTATTTTTAATATCTCTTTTTTAAAATCATTTTAACAAGCATTACTCGTATCGTAAGATTTTAACGGTCTTACAAAATCCAGAAAATAATGAGCAATAATAATACAGACGCTAAAGGATATTTAGATATGGAACTTCTACGCTTTACCACTGCAGGTAGTGTAGATGATGGTAAAAGTACTCTTATAGGAAGGCTTCTATATGACTCAAAGTCAATCTTTGAAGATCAGTATGAGGCTATCGAAGAGTCTAGTAAGAGAAAAGGAGATGAAAACGTAAACCTTGCTTTACTTACTGACGGACTTAGAGCTGAGCGTGAGCAGGGAATTACCATAGATGTAGCTTACAGATACTTCGCTACACCAAAAAGAAAGTTTATCATAGCTGATACTCCAGGACATATTCAGTACACCAGAAACATGGTTACTGGTGCTTCTACAGCTAACCTTGCCCTTATCCTGGTAGATGCCAGAAACGGTGTAGTAGAGCAAACACACAGACATACATTCATTGCTTCTTTGTTAGGTATACCTCACGTGGTTTTTTGTATCAACAAAATGGACCTGGTAGACTACAGCGAAGAGGTTTACAATAAAATTAAAGGCGATATTGAATCTTTCGCTTCTAAGCTTAATGTAAAAGATATCAGATTCATTCCTATCAGTGCCTTGAAAGGTGATAACGTAGTAAATGAGTCTGAGCAGACACCTTGGTTTAAAGGTGGTACTTTACTTTACTTATTAGAAAATATTCACATAGGAAGTGACCACAATCACATCGATTGTCGTTTCCCTGTGCAGCATGTTATCCGCCCTCATTCTGATAAATATCATGACTATAGAGGGTATGCTGGTAGAATAGCAGGTGGTGTGTTCAAACCTGGTGATACCGTTTCTGTATTACCTTCAGGATTCACCTCGAAAATTAAAAGTATAGATTCTTTTGATGGCGAGCTGGAAGAAGCGTTTGCTCCTATGTCTGTAACTATTCAGTTAGAAGATGATATAGACATCAGTCGTGGAGACATGATTGTGAGAGAAAACAACAAGCCAAACGTAGGTCAGGATGTAGAGATTATGCTTTGCTGGATGAATGAGAAAGCACTTGTTCCTAACGGTAAATACGGCATTAAGCATACTACAAACGATGCTCGTTGTATGGTGAAAAACATTCAGTATAAGGTAGATATCAACACTTTACACCGAATTGAAGACGATAAGACCATTAAAATGAATGACATTGCCAGAGTAACATTGCGTACTACAAAGCCACTTTTCTTTGATAGGTATACAAGAAACAGAATTACAGGTAGTGTTATTTTAATAGATGAAGCTACAAATGAAACGGTAGCTGCAGGAATGATTATCTAAGTTATGCAGGAAAAGGTAAATGCGATATTAGCAGAAATTGGAAGTGCTGATGCTAATTCTCAAGAGGAGTTAGAGCAGTTCCGTATCCGCTTTATTAGTAAGAAGAGTGTAGTAGGAGAGCTTTTTGCCGGTTTGAAAGATGTTCCAAATGAAGAGAAAAAGGCATTTGGAATGAAGCTTAACGAGGTGAAGCAAGCTGCGCAAGCCAAATTCAAAGAACTTATTGATAAGCTGGAGTCTTCTTCGGAAGGAGGAGACCATGCTCATCCGGATTTAACCTTGCCTCCTTCTGGAGCAGGTTTAGGTAGCATGCATCCACTTACTTATGTTAGAAATCAGATCATTCAGATTTTTGAAAGAATAGGTTTCAACGTAGCTGATGGACCCGAGATTGAGGATGATTTCCATAATTTCACAGCCCTTAACTTCCCTGAAAATCACCCTGCTAGAGAAATGCAGGATACTTTCTTTATAGAGAAGAATCCGGACATTTTACTTAGAACACATACCTCTAACGTGCAGGTGAGACTTATGCAGCATCAAAAGCCGCCATTGAGATCGATCATGCCGGGTAGGGTGTATAGAAATGAGGCTATTTCTGCCAGAGCGCATTGTGTATTTCATCAGGTAGAAGGGCTATATGTAGATAAAAACGTGAGCTTTGCTGACCTGAAGCAGACTTTATATCATTTCGCTAAAGAAATGTTTGATAAGGATACTAAAATCAGATTCAGACCTTCATATTTCCCATTTACTGAGCCAAGTGCTGAGATCGATATCTCATGTCAGATTTGTAAAGGGGATGGCTGCCAGCTATGTAAATACACTGGGTGGGTAGAAATAGCAGGTTCTGGAATGGTAGATCCTAATGTTCTGGCCAGCTCAGGTATAGATCCTGAGGAGTACACTGGTTTTGCGTTCGGTATGGGTATAGAAAGAATCACTCAGCTGAAATTCAGAGTGAATGATCTAAGGCTTTACACCGAGAACGACGTGAGGTTTTTACAACAGTTTAAAACACTGCACTGATGATAAATACGGTTAATGATATCAAGACCGTAGCAATAATTGGAGCCGGAACTATGGGCCTGGGCATCGCTCAGATCTGCGCCATGTCCGGCTTTAAAACTATACTTTTTGATATAGAAAAGGATAGTTTATCTAAGGCAGAAAAAGCCATTATCGGCAACCTTGATAAAGGCATTGAAAAAGGAAAAGTTTCAGAGGAAGATAAGGCAAAGGCATTAGATCTTATCTCCTATACTTCTGATATTAAGTCAGTTATCGCTGATTTTATTATTGAGGCCATAGTGGAAAACCTTGATGTGAAAAGAAAGGTCTTCCTTCAGCTTGAAGCGCTTAATGCAGATCACACCATACTGGCTTCTAATACTTCTTCCATTCCTATTACAAAAATAGCTTCTGTACTTACCAAGCCTGAAAGAATGGTAGGCATGCACTTTTTTAATCCTGCTCACATCATGAAATTGGTGGAGGTGATCTCAGGTGCTGCTACAGATAATAATACTACCGAGCTCACCGTTAAACTAGCGGAGAAGCTAAATAAAACGCCTGTGAGAGCTCAGGATTCACCTGGGTTTATCGTGAATAGGGTGGCCAGACATTTTTACGTAGAGAGCCTTAAAGTGCTTGAGGAGGGTGTCACAGAAGTGGAAGGCCTGGATAGGTTAATGGAAACGTCAGGCTTCCGTATGGGGCCATTTAAACTGATGGATTTAATTGGTGTGGACACTAATTATTCTGTAACTGAGTCTATGTTCAGAGCCTTTCATGAAGATCCTAAGTTTAGACCTAACCGTATTCAGGAGCAGAAAGTGAATGCGGGGCATCACGGCAGAAAATCAGGTAGAGGTTTTTATAATTATGAATAAAATATTTTCTATTCTAGCGCTTTGCTTCATGGCAGGCATGATGTCTTGCGGTGATGAAAGTTATCAGAGCGATATCCCATACACTAGCTTTGCTGATGTATATATAAATCTTGATCTTCCTGAATATAACAGCCTTGCTATTGATAAGGGCTATTATGAATTGGATGAAGGCTTAAGAGGAATAATTATTTACAGAGAAAACTCTGGCAGCTACAAAGCTTATGAAAGAAATTGTCCATATCATCCTTATGAAGCTTGCGCCACAGTAAGTGTACATAGTTCTAAGCTGTATATTTTCTGCCCTTGTTGTCAATCACAATTCAATTCGAACAACGGTTATCCTATGGGTGGACCAGCACAATATCCATTAAGGCAATACGGTGCTTATCTTTCAGGCCGAGCTCTCACCATTACTGATGAGGTACTGAATTAAAGGTGGCTATTAAATAAGCTGATCGATAATATTATCTACTGAAACGCCGTCTGCTTCTGCTTTGAAGTTTCTTACCACACGGTGTCTTAAGGTAGGCTTAGCTACGGCTTTTACATCTTCTATATCAGGAGAATACTTTCCGTTAAGTAAGGCATTACACTTAGCTCCAATCACTAAGAACTGAGACGCACGAGGACCGGCACCCCATTCTAAATATTCATTGGTTACTGAAGTAGCCTTGGTGGAGTTAGGTCTTGTTTTATGAACCAGCTCTACCGCGTACTCTACTACGTTATCAGTAACAGGTACTTTTCTTACCAGCTGCTGGAAAAAGTTAATTTCTTCAGCTGACAGCACATGCTGAGCAGTAGCACGAACGTCGCTGGTGGTATTCTTTACAATTTCTACCTCCTTCTCATAGGAAGGGTAGTCTAGCAGCACATTAAACATAAAACGGTCTAGCTGTGCTTCTGGTAAAGGATATGTACCTTCTTGCTCTATTGGGTTCTGTGTAGCTAACACAAAGAACGGCCTGTCCAGATCATACTTTTTGCCAGCAATGGTAACAGCATACTCCTGCATAGACTCTAGCAAGGCAGCCTGGGTCTTAGGAGGAGTACGGTTGATCTCATCCGCTAACACGATATTAGCGAAAATAGGGCCTTTGATAAATTTGAAATTACGATCCCTGTCTAATGTCTCTGCACCTAAAATGTCAGAAGGCATAAGATCTGGCGTAAACTGTATCCTATTGAAGTCAAGGTCCAATACAGATGATATTGTTTGAATAAGAAGCGTTTTGGCTAAACCAGGCACACCAATAAGTAAGCAATGCCCCTGACAGAAAATAGAGGTAAGCAGAAGTCTTACTACTTCGTCCTGTCCTACTACTACTTTAGAGATTTCTGCAGTTAGTTTATGGTACGCCTCATGAAAGGCATTAGCTGCTTCTACATCCGACTCAAATGACTTCATATAATGCTGTTAGTTTTTTAAGATTGGTATTGTCAATTCAATATACCACAATAATTGTATTCCTCATCTATACTAATGAATACATCATCACGAGCACCATTAAACCATTTGTTTATAGCTCTGTTTTTCTTTTCATTAAGTGCTGCTGCCTGTATTTTCTGCCAGTCGTCCTTAAGGTTAGCCTGGTGAGGTTTTACCTTTGACTTGTAATATAAGATACGAATAGCTTGCTTGCCGTTATCAGTTCTGAACTTAATTGGCTTACTAATATCACCAATTTGCATACTGTCTAGTGCGAAGAAGATTACAGGATCAAGTTCTTCACTTGAAACTCTAATGCCTTCGTTATTATCTGTAAAGAAACCACCGCTACCAGCAGTATACATGTCATCACTATATTCTTTAGCAGCCTTGGTAAAGGAGATAGAGTCTGCTATAATTACTGATCTTAAGCTGTCAAGATACTCATAGCCGATTTCCATATCTTCTTCAGAAGGTTCTGCAGAGATAAGTATGTGTCTACTGTTATATTCATTACCTCTACGCTCAATAAGCTGAACTATGTGCACACCAAATTGGGTAGTGAAAGGTGCTGAAATTTCACCTGGCTTTAATTTTAAAGCAGATGCTTCAAACTCAGGAGCCATCATACCTCTTTGTGCGAAACCGAGATTACCACCATATTTGGCACTACCCGGGTCTTGAGAGAACTCTTTGGCCATGGCCTCAAACTCAGCTTCTCCTGCTAGTACTTTTCTTCTTATCTCACTTAATTTCTTCTTAGCGGCGTCTATTTGTACCTCACCTACTTCCGGTATTTTCACTATCTGAGCTACCTCTACTTCTGTGCTGAAGTATGGTAAACTATCCTGAGCTATCTTTCCAAAGAATTTTTTAACCTCAGAAGGAGTGATCTTGATATCCGCTGTGATGGTCTCTTGCATTCTCTGCACCACCAGCTGCTCTTTTACCTGATCTCTTAAGTCGGCCTGAAGCTCTTCTACAGTTTTACCATAATACTGCTCTAGCTGCTCTGCAGAACCACCATATTGAGAAAGGATCATCTGCATCCTTCTGTCCAGGTTGCCATCTACTTCTTCGTCAGTTACTATTACAGAATCTATTTCTGCTTTAGCTACCATAAGCTTCTGGCTAATAAGCTGTGCTAGGATTCTACATCTGGCATCTGATGTGGCAGGATTACCATTGGCCAGGTAGTTTATATAAGTGTTTTCAAGCTCAGATTTTAGTATAATGTAGTTATCTACTTTGGCGATAATTTCATCAACTACTACACCTGGACTGGATGATTCTTCCTGGTCTTCTGCAGCTTCGTCTTGTGCATAAATTGCAGTCCATTGTAGGGCACATAAGAATGCCAGCGCCACATACTTAGTTATATATCTCAAATTCATTGTTTTGTGTTGCACGTTCATAAACTTCGTCTTCAAGCTTTTTAGCCAGCTCTACTTTACGCTTATTTATAATAATACTTCTAATATCCTCCTTCACAAACTCCAGTGGAGAAATATTATCAGATATTCTAAATTCTTCTATTCTTAGGAAATATTTAAACTTATCGTCAGATGTCTCTGCATATTTCTGTTTTTGCAAGTACTGTACCTTGTTAGGTATCTCTGCTAGAGGAGAGTCTTGTATAACCTCATCAAATATCATCCAAACGGAGTCGTCTAGCTGGTATTTGGTAGCAAAACTTAGACAGTAGGAGTTGAGTTCATCCAAATCCTTCTTCTTGCTGGAGGTGATGAGTGATTTTACCTTCTTGATTTTCGGGGCATTCAGCGGCAACTTTATATATCGGCCCCTGATAATATTTTGCTTCAGGATAAAGTTATCGATGTGCTCATCATAGTACTGACTTACTTCTTCATCGCTCACTTCTTTATTCAAGCGTTTATTCACGTAATAAGACTGATACTGGTAGCCCATTAAACTATACTTATAGTCTAATACTTTCCTTTCAATATCAGCCTCATTAAATTCTATTTGAGTGGCAGCTTCCTGAATAAGAAGCTGCTTTTGAATCCAGTTATGTATAAACCTGTCCACGCGGCTAGAGCTGTCCTCTTTGCTCATTCCGGCAGGAGCTATACCTTCAAGGTCTTCCAAGTAAAGATATTGATCTTTTACTCTGGCAATAGGCTCTCCTTTTTCGGAATCCTCGCCATTGGCGCTGTCTTTCATTTTAATGAAATCACAACCCCATAAGCTGCACAGGCATAATATTAAAACACTATTTTTCTTCCAACTGCTCATATATGTATTTGAGACCTTTTTCATTTTCCTTCACAGGGTATTTTGCACGAAGCTCACTTACCCATTCCTTCTCCAGGTGATTTTGGTAGTCAGAAATAACCATACCTTTGATCTCGTTTAATGCTTTCGGGCCTGCAGGAATAATTCGATGTATAACTACAAGATTATACCTTCCGTTTTGCTCCTGAGTAAATGTACCCTCTTTCCATGAAATCTGATCAAGGACGGACTCATCCTCCTTTTCAAACACCCCTTCTTTAACCTGCAAAGATAGCGCACCTTTCTGATTATATTTATCTTCCAGCGCTTTTGTGTTCACACTATCTCCACTAGCCAATAAATCTTTAATTTCTTTTATAATGTCCTCACTCTTTGCATTATAGATAGTAGCCTCTACTCTTTCACCTGCCTGGTAACTATCCTGGTGGTTTTCATAGTAGTTCTTAAGGCCTACAGTATCTTTTACAGCTTTGTTCCAAACCTCTTCCTCCATCAACTGAAATAATAAAATACCTTCTTTGTACTCTTTTACAAGCATGCGATAATCTTCATATTTCTCTTCCAGATGATTTTCTTCATAAGCTAATAACTTCTGGTCAGTGTAATTATTATACATCTGTTTCATATATTCTTCAGGTGTATAAGAATTAGGAAGCTGATTTTTAGCTAGATAGGTTACGAAATCATTCACTGTATAGTTTTCGTTTTTCACAGAAAAAAGCGGATTGTTTAAAAGCTCAGCATTTTCAGGTGCTACCCACTTGCCTCTGGTAAGGCTGCTATCAGCATACGACCATAGGTTTTGTTTAGCAGGGAACTCCTGAAAGTCATTTTCTTTCTTAAGTCTGCTAATAAATACCTTCTTGCTTATTTGGGCTCTGCTGTCTCTTCCTATTCTATTTTTAATGGTAGGCTCCATCTCTTCAAATCTTTCAATAGGATATTTCTTCTCTAGCTTGATGATGTGCCATCCATAAGGGCTCATGACAGGATCCGATATGTCGCCCGGATTCTTTAGAGCGAAGGCCGCTTCCTGAAATTCAAATGGGAATTTGCCAAGGCCGAAAACAGGCAAAAGGCCGCCTTTATTTTTTGAGTTGATGTCTTCTGAAAATTCTTTTGCCAGTTGATCCCAGTTTACACCGCCAGTAGCTTGGTCATAGATTTCAAAAATCTTATTTCTAGCCTCTAGTGAGTCAGATTTGTTAGGCTGAATACGAATCATAATATGCGAAACCTCAACTCTTCCCTGATTGGGCCTTCTGTCAAGCACTTTTATGATATGATATCCGAATCGTGTTCTTACTGGTGTGGAGATGCTGCCTTTAGCAGTATTATAAGCGGCTGATTCAAATGGGTAAACCATTTGGAATGAGCTGAAATAGCCTAAATTACCACCATTGGTTTTAGCAGATGGATCATCTGAAAACTCACCCGCCAGCTTTGAAAAGTCTTCGCCGTTTAGCGCTCTGTTTCTGATGTCTATTATTTCATTGTAAGCCTTTAAAGTATCTTCTGGTGATGCGTTCTCGTCTACAGTAATGAGAATATGAGATGCATTGATGTCTTCTTTGTAGCGGTCATAGGCTTCTTGAATTAGCTGATCCGTTACTTTGTTCTCAGTAAGATACGGCTTTTTTAATTGCTCTTTGTAAGTGTTAAATTCTCTATGAAAAGCGGCTGTGGTGTCCATGCCGCGGCTTTTGGCTTCTTTAATTTTTAGCTTAAAGTTTTCATATAGGTTGAGATAGTCGGCAATGTCAGCATGAGTGTAGGCGCTGTCATTGTTAATGTTGTTCTTTTTGTACACGTACATAAATTCGTCACAAAAAGTGGTGTCATCGGAAACGGTGAATAATGCTTTGTTGCTCTTATCTTGAGGTGCAGAGTTAGAGCTTTTGTTTACCTGACAGGAGTTAAGTATAAGTAATACAAGGATTAGGGAGAGTAGCTGTTTCATTTAGGTTGTTGTTTTTTATCTGGCCAGATACTATAAACCTTGCAATTTTAACGAATTCTGCCTGAAAAAGCCGTAGGAATGAAAAATATGTGAG
This genomic interval carries:
- a CDS encoding MraY family glycosyltransferase produces the protein MTAILLAIATSFIITFLVIPVIIKYSKKKAKLLDTPGRRKIHKKITPSMGGVGIFLGFFVALLVWLPLEGFEYFKYILAGTAIIFLVGIRDDIVPLRPLYKLVGQLIAASIVVLFSGVRLHSLYGLFGVYEMNEVVSYLISVFTFIVVTNSFNLIDGLDGLAGTIALIALTSFGLWFYLIDQPWVALLSLSIAGAVLAFLTFNWEPSKIFMGDTGALVIGFVFSVMVITFIDANYNLPESNPFRFTASITSGICVIIIPLFDTLRIFILRISKKQSPFAPDKNHIHHALMRLGLKHSETAVALGILNIGYILLAVACMNVKDAILLPLLIIMSVVLSLTLDFLIIRKLNR
- the cysQ gene encoding 3'(2'),5'-bisphosphate nucleotidase CysQ gives rise to the protein MIETINTQELVDLALHAGQAILNIYHDKELAGNVEHKSDDSPLTLADKASHAVIMKGLSKLYPEIPIISEEGNEIEYSTRIKYDTFWLVDPLDGTKEFINRNGEFTVNIALINKHKPVFGIVYAPVPDVVYVGTGERAFKLVNGEESPLKVNGSTANRIAVRSKSHASPEEEVLLKQYDVTDSISVGSSLKFCMVAEGKADIYYRHGPTMEWDTAAGQAVLESAGGTVLKETGPVPFTYNKETLLNTGFLALGF
- the cysC gene encoding adenylyl-sulfate kinase, with protein sequence MAENIHPIFDKILNTQQKEELLKQKSLVIWMVGLSGSGKSTVARGLENKLHEEGYLTSLLDGDNLRTGLNNNLGFSEEDRTENIRRAAEASKLLAANGVITICSLISPTEKIRKMAADIIGDKYCEVFIDCPLEECEKRDVKGLYAKARRGEIKSFTGIDSPFEAPQNPHVRLATAEEPVEDSLSKLLEYILPKIKLSKN
- the cysD gene encoding sulfate adenylyltransferase subunit CysD, whose protein sequence is MKAYNLTHLKELEAEAIYVIREVAAQFENPAILFSGGKDSITVAHLAKKAFFPGKVPFPLVHIDTGHNFPETIQFRDDFVKEMGAELIVGSVQKSIDEGKVVEEKGFNASRNGLQTVTLLETIESNKFDACLGGARRDEEKARAKERFFSHRDEFGQWDPKNQRPELWNIFNGKKHFGENFRVFPISNWTEMDVWQYILQEKIELPSLYFAHERDIFVRDNVIMAECDFIQQRDTEITEKRTVRFRTIGDMTCTGAVESSASTLEDIIEEVAAARSTERGTRSDDKRSEAAMEDRKKQGYF
- the cysN gene encoding sulfate adenylyltransferase subunit CysN, which codes for MSNNNTDAKGYLDMELLRFTTAGSVDDGKSTLIGRLLYDSKSIFEDQYEAIEESSKRKGDENVNLALLTDGLRAEREQGITIDVAYRYFATPKRKFIIADTPGHIQYTRNMVTGASTANLALILVDARNGVVEQTHRHTFIASLLGIPHVVFCINKMDLVDYSEEVYNKIKGDIESFASKLNVKDIRFIPISALKGDNVVNESEQTPWFKGGTLLYLLENIHIGSDHNHIDCRFPVQHVIRPHSDKYHDYRGYAGRIAGGVFKPGDTVSVLPSGFTSKIKSIDSFDGELEEAFAPMSVTIQLEDDIDISRGDMIVRENNKPNVGQDVEIMLCWMNEKALVPNGKYGIKHTTNDARCMVKNIQYKVDINTLHRIEDDKTIKMNDIARVTLRTTKPLFFDRYTRNRITGSVILIDEATNETVAAGMII
- the pheS gene encoding phenylalanine--tRNA ligase subunit alpha gives rise to the protein MQEKVNAILAEIGSADANSQEELEQFRIRFISKKSVVGELFAGLKDVPNEEKKAFGMKLNEVKQAAQAKFKELIDKLESSSEGGDHAHPDLTLPPSGAGLGSMHPLTYVRNQIIQIFERIGFNVADGPEIEDDFHNFTALNFPENHPAREMQDTFFIEKNPDILLRTHTSNVQVRLMQHQKPPLRSIMPGRVYRNEAISARAHCVFHQVEGLYVDKNVSFADLKQTLYHFAKEMFDKDTKIRFRPSYFPFTEPSAEIDISCQICKGDGCQLCKYTGWVEIAGSGMVDPNVLASSGIDPEEYTGFAFGMGIERITQLKFRVNDLRLYTENDVRFLQQFKTLH
- a CDS encoding 3-hydroxyacyl-CoA dehydrogenase family protein — encoded protein: MINTVNDIKTVAIIGAGTMGLGIAQICAMSGFKTILFDIEKDSLSKAEKAIIGNLDKGIEKGKVSEEDKAKALDLISYTSDIKSVIADFIIEAIVENLDVKRKVFLQLEALNADHTILASNTSSIPITKIASVLTKPERMVGMHFFNPAHIMKLVEVISGAATDNNTTELTVKLAEKLNKTPVRAQDSPGFIVNRVARHFYVESLKVLEEGVTEVEGLDRLMETSGFRMGPFKLMDLIGVDTNYSVTESMFRAFHEDPKFRPNRIQEQKVNAGHHGRKSGRGFYNYE
- a CDS encoding Rieske 2Fe-2S domain-containing protein; its protein translation is MNKIFSILALCFMAGMMSCGDESYQSDIPYTSFADVYINLDLPEYNSLAIDKGYYELDEGLRGIIIYRENSGSYKAYERNCPYHPYEACATVSVHSSKLYIFCPCCQSQFNSNNGYPMGGPAQYPLRQYGAYLSGRALTITDEVLN
- a CDS encoding AAA family ATPase, which translates into the protein MKSFESDVEAANAFHEAYHKLTAEISKVVVGQDEVVRLLLTSIFCQGHCLLIGVPGLAKTLLIQTISSVLDLDFNRIQFTPDLMPSDILGAETLDRDRNFKFIKGPIFANIVLADEINRTPPKTQAALLESMQEYAVTIAGKKYDLDRPFFVLATQNPIEQEGTYPLPEAQLDRFMFNVLLDYPSYEKEVEIVKNTTSDVRATAQHVLSAEEINFFQQLVRKVPVTDNVVEYAVELVHKTRPNSTKATSVTNEYLEWGAGPRASQFLVIGAKCNALLNGKYSPDIEDVKAVAKPTLRHRVVRNFKAEADGVSVDNIIDQLI